One window from the genome of Thermus hydrothermalis encodes:
- a CDS encoding bifunctional diguanylate cyclase/phosphodiesterase: MSPSAGSLSQLLLPLLREGLRGLPEALKGVAEALAAHRAYLFRLEERQGVWYTSQLAEWAQEGVEPQIQNPALQNLPMVESGYGRWLDRFLADQSVAGPVATFPEEERPLLEAQAIRSLLVVPIFVEGRLWGFLGVDDCARERTFTEEDEATLRALAGVLAQTLELWERTRWLHLLVEASPFYLARFSPEGRSLYANPALKGAFPQGLSLPLEEALAHPGRPFTHLSRAGRAVEWTLLAVPGPGGEALEVLALGVDVTEREEAEAREARWNAFQRNLLRIYETLMAEGLSDSIFGLILEAALDTIPSAQAGSITTLMEDGCYHFVAARGYDLEALRQICLRPEEPLSLTGHREAQVFTWQDLMRFNARLDPKRRQVMEEAGRVREIKAILSVPVFLAGERKAFLYLDNFEREDAFTPLDLELAQAFASQLGLLLRRLELEGALQHLAYHDPLTGLPNRLFFLEKLAQALREEPEALALLYLDLDGLKLVNDLDGHAAGDEVLRVVAARLRATLRPRDLVARQGGDEFLVLLTHLKSPEEAVSVAERLLEVVRLPIPLRERIYHLTTSIGLAMGERGLGPGELLQRADLALYRAKGEGKDRLAFYEAHLQEALRREMHLLEALRHDLEREKGLWLAYQPIVDLETGRPVALEALLRWPLASPGEFISLAERHRLVSALGQFVLRRACQEQGRHGLPVHVNVSPQELLDPHYPAQVAQILEDTGCSPENLVLEVTESTLIPDERGREATGSLQVLRRLGVRVFLDDFGSGHSSLERLAQLPVDGLKLGQAFTQALGSPPDPQSPAARLVAAVLALAKTLGLQAVAEGVEDEEVLAYLKALGFRLGQGYLLGKPSPLYS, from the coding sequence ATGAGCCCCTCTGCGGGCAGCCTAAGCCAACTCCTCCTCCCCCTCCTTCGGGAAGGGCTAAGGGGGCTTCCCGAGGCTCTAAAGGGGGTAGCGGAAGCCCTGGCAGCGCACCGGGCCTACCTCTTCCGCTTGGAGGAACGGCAGGGGGTCTGGTACACCAGCCAGCTCGCGGAGTGGGCCCAAGAAGGCGTAGAACCCCAGATTCAGAACCCGGCTCTGCAAAACCTGCCCATGGTGGAATCCGGCTATGGGCGCTGGCTAGACCGCTTTTTGGCGGACCAAAGCGTGGCCGGCCCCGTGGCCACCTTCCCCGAGGAGGAAAGGCCCCTCCTCGAGGCCCAAGCCATCCGAAGCCTCCTGGTGGTGCCCATCTTCGTGGAGGGAAGGCTTTGGGGGTTTTTAGGGGTGGACGACTGCGCCCGGGAAAGGACCTTCACCGAGGAAGACGAGGCTACCCTCCGGGCCCTAGCCGGGGTTTTGGCCCAGACCCTGGAGCTTTGGGAGCGCACCCGTTGGCTCCACCTCTTGGTGGAGGCATCCCCCTTTTACCTGGCGCGGTTTTCCCCAGAAGGAAGGTCGCTTTACGCCAACCCGGCCCTAAAGGGCGCCTTTCCCCAAGGGCTTTCCCTGCCCCTAGAGGAAGCCTTGGCCCACCCCGGCCGCCCCTTCACCCACCTCTCCCGGGCAGGGCGGGCGGTGGAGTGGACCCTTTTGGCGGTACCGGGGCCGGGCGGGGAGGCGCTGGAAGTGCTGGCCCTGGGGGTAGACGTGACGGAACGGGAGGAGGCAGAAGCCCGGGAAGCCCGGTGGAACGCCTTTCAGCGGAACCTCCTACGGATCTACGAAACCCTCATGGCGGAGGGCCTTTCCGACTCCATCTTCGGCCTCATTCTGGAGGCTGCCTTGGACACCATCCCCAGCGCCCAGGCGGGGAGCATCACCACCCTCATGGAAGACGGCTGTTACCACTTCGTGGCCGCCCGGGGCTACGACCTCGAGGCCCTCCGCCAGATATGCCTCCGCCCCGAAGAACCCCTCTCCCTCACCGGCCACCGGGAAGCCCAGGTCTTCACCTGGCAGGACCTTATGCGCTTCAACGCCCGCCTAGACCCTAAGAGGCGGCAGGTGATGGAGGAGGCGGGCCGGGTGCGGGAGATCAAGGCCATCCTCTCCGTGCCCGTCTTCCTGGCGGGGGAGCGCAAGGCCTTCTTGTACCTGGATAACTTTGAGCGGGAAGACGCCTTTACCCCTTTGGACCTGGAGCTCGCCCAGGCCTTCGCCAGCCAGCTTGGGCTTCTCCTAAGGCGCCTGGAGCTGGAGGGGGCCCTGCAACACCTGGCCTACCACGACCCCCTCACGGGCCTTCCCAACCGCCTCTTCTTCCTGGAAAAGCTGGCCCAAGCCCTCCGGGAGGAGCCCGAGGCCCTGGCCCTCCTCTACTTGGACCTGGACGGCCTGAAGCTGGTGAACGACCTAGACGGCCACGCCGCCGGGGACGAGGTTCTCCGGGTGGTGGCCGCCCGCTTGCGGGCCACCCTGCGCCCCCGGGACCTGGTGGCCCGGCAGGGCGGGGACGAGTTTCTGGTCCTCCTCACCCACCTCAAAAGCCCGGAGGAGGCGGTGAGCGTGGCAGAGAGGCTTTTGGAGGTGGTGCGCCTGCCCATCCCCTTGCGGGAGCGGATCTACCACCTCACCACCTCCATCGGCCTCGCCATGGGGGAACGGGGCCTCGGCCCCGGGGAGCTTTTGCAACGGGCAGACCTGGCTCTTTACCGGGCTAAGGGGGAAGGCAAGGACCGCTTGGCCTTTTACGAGGCCCACCTCCAGGAGGCCCTGCGGCGGGAGATGCACCTTCTGGAAGCCCTAAGACACGACCTGGAGCGGGAAAAGGGGCTTTGGCTCGCCTACCAGCCCATCGTGGACTTGGAAACGGGAAGGCCCGTGGCCCTCGAGGCCCTCCTTCGCTGGCCCCTCGCCTCGCCCGGGGAGTTCATCTCCTTGGCCGAGCGCCACCGCCTGGTGTCCGCCTTAGGGCAGTTCGTCCTGCGGCGGGCCTGCCAGGAGCAAGGCCGCCACGGCCTCCCCGTGCACGTGAACGTGAGCCCCCAGGAGCTTTTGGACCCCCACTACCCCGCCCAGGTGGCCCAGATCCTGGAGGACACGGGCTGCTCCCCGGAGAACCTGGTTCTGGAGGTCACGGAGTCCACCCTCATCCCCGACGAGCGGGGCCGGGAGGCCACGGGGAGCCTCCAGGTCCTAAGGCGGCTTGGGGTAAGGGTCTTCCTGGACGACTTCGGAAGCGGCCACTCCAGCCTGGAGCGCCTGGCCCAGCTCCCCGTGGACGGGCTCAAGCTGGGCCAGGCCTTCACCCAGGCCCTGGGAAGCCCCCCCGACCCCCAAAGCCCCGCCGCCCGGCTGGTGGCCGCCGTCTTGGCCCTGGCCAAGACCCTAGGGCTCCAGGCCGTGGCCGAAGGCGTGGAGGACGAGGAGGTGCTGGCCTACCTGAAGGCCCTGGGCTTCCGCCTGGGCCAGGGGTATCTCCTGGGAAAGCCCTCGCCTTTATACTCATAG
- a CDS encoding diguanylate cyclase: MLLPYPAIALGALLLGLLVGALGYGDPYVLPWFMIFTATLASARGLGVGLGAAFLSTLLLLLFPGFDLVAAALLLLSALLAHQVGQSLRLAHRRAKHLARAQKLLAEALEALPQAENRETLLRTLPKRLAAFGEGGHAGVWVPMREGFRLLASEPPLALDTIPATGVVGRAFREGKPVHVPDVRQEPTYIGAPGHQALAELALPLLERGEVVAVLNLERNRPFTPEELEGLTRFAQAVSLQLSRLADLEERRLLAELAQRMQSAATPKEAAQKALDLLLQVLGLESGTLWEARGSRLVALAYQGVEEPSLLRVIEEGLPYGVGLAWQVYETHSPVFTARYAEESRTVPALRNLNWRTFAALPIPSPGSPRARRVLVVGQKEERLWRKAEEELLLSACRAIGLGLEGLTEKRRHQAVNRLFLDLLERPLEALYQAILEEAIRQVPGAEAGSLLVLEGGEYRFQAAVGYDLEGLKAVRFTPEGMLLWYGRGEEATRRGEPRIMSVEDRLISEISHQTAPPEVIDTAGRAKEIQANLCLPVPYKGEVLAYLNLDNHHDPRAFGEDSLQVARFFAAPLATLLHEHRTRHLLEEAALTDPLTGLQNRRAFDRYFLEELKRAERYGYPLSLAILDLKGFKPVNDRLGHAVGDLALIKVAEVLKRERRNGDRVFRWGGDEFAVLFPHTPKKGAIAAAYRYARAIEHLCFGEICLGVNIGVATYPEDGTSADELLSVADTRMYQAKAQGLAVVA; this comes from the coding sequence ATGCTCCTCCCCTATCCCGCCATCGCCCTGGGGGCGCTTCTCCTTGGGCTCTTGGTCGGGGCCTTGGGGTATGGCGACCCCTATGTCCTCCCCTGGTTCATGATCTTCACCGCCACCCTGGCGAGCGCTCGGGGGCTTGGGGTGGGCCTGGGGGCCGCCTTCCTCTCCACCCTTCTCCTTCTTCTTTTTCCCGGCTTTGACCTGGTGGCGGCGGCCCTTCTCCTCCTTTCGGCCCTCCTCGCCCACCAGGTGGGCCAAAGCCTCCGCCTGGCCCACCGCCGGGCCAAGCACCTAGCCCGGGCGCAGAAGCTCCTGGCGGAGGCCCTCGAGGCCCTCCCCCAAGCCGAGAACCGGGAAACCCTCCTCCGCACCCTACCCAAAAGGCTCGCCGCCTTTGGGGAGGGGGGGCATGCCGGGGTCTGGGTCCCGATGCGGGAGGGCTTCCGCCTTTTGGCCAGCGAACCTCCCCTAGCCCTGGACACCATCCCCGCCACCGGGGTGGTGGGGCGGGCCTTCAGGGAAGGAAAGCCGGTACACGTGCCCGATGTGCGCCAAGAACCCACCTACATCGGCGCCCCGGGCCACCAGGCCCTGGCCGAGCTGGCCCTTCCCCTTCTGGAGCGGGGGGAGGTGGTGGCGGTCCTCAACTTGGAGCGGAACCGCCCCTTCACCCCGGAAGAGCTAGAGGGCCTTACCCGCTTCGCCCAAGCGGTAAGCCTCCAGCTTTCCCGCCTGGCGGACCTGGAAGAGCGGCGGCTCCTCGCCGAACTCGCCCAGAGGATGCAAAGCGCCGCCACCCCGAAGGAGGCCGCCCAAAAGGCCCTAGACCTCCTCCTCCAGGTCCTTGGGTTGGAAAGCGGAACCCTTTGGGAAGCCAGGGGGAGCCGCCTGGTGGCCCTGGCCTACCAGGGGGTGGAGGAGCCTAGCCTCCTTCGGGTCATAGAAGAGGGGCTGCCCTACGGGGTGGGCCTGGCCTGGCAGGTCTACGAAACCCATAGCCCCGTCTTCACCGCCCGCTACGCCGAGGAAAGCCGGACCGTCCCCGCCCTCCGGAACCTGAACTGGCGCACCTTCGCCGCCTTGCCCATCCCCTCCCCCGGTAGCCCCCGGGCCCGACGGGTCTTGGTGGTGGGCCAGAAGGAGGAAAGGCTCTGGCGGAAGGCGGAGGAGGAGCTCCTCCTCTCCGCCTGCCGGGCCATTGGCCTCGGCTTGGAGGGCCTCACGGAAAAGCGCCGGCACCAGGCGGTAAACCGGCTTTTCCTAGACCTATTGGAAAGGCCCCTAGAAGCGCTTTACCAAGCGATCCTGGAGGAGGCCATCCGCCAGGTACCCGGCGCAGAAGCGGGAAGCCTTTTGGTGTTGGAGGGCGGGGAGTACCGCTTCCAGGCGGCGGTGGGTTATGACCTGGAGGGCCTAAAGGCGGTGCGCTTTACCCCTGAGGGCATGCTCCTCTGGTACGGCCGGGGGGAGGAAGCGACCCGCCGGGGAGAGCCCCGGATCATGAGCGTAGAGGACCGCCTCATTTCCGAGATCAGCCACCAGACCGCCCCTCCCGAGGTCATAGACACCGCTGGCCGGGCCAAGGAGATCCAGGCCAACCTCTGCCTCCCCGTGCCCTACAAAGGCGAGGTGCTCGCCTACCTGAACCTGGACAACCACCACGACCCCCGGGCCTTCGGGGAGGACTCCCTCCAGGTGGCCCGCTTCTTCGCCGCCCCCCTGGCCACCCTCCTCCACGAGCACCGGACCCGGCACCTCCTAGAGGAAGCCGCCCTCACCGACCCCCTCACGGGCCTCCAAAACCGCCGGGCCTTTGACCGCTACTTCCTGGAAGAGCTCAAACGGGCGGAGCGCTACGGCTACCCCCTTTCCCTGGCCATCCTGGACCTCAAGGGCTTTAAACCCGTGAACGACCGCCTGGGCCACGCCGTGGGCGACCTCGCCCTCATCAAGGTGGCGGAGGTCCTAAAAAGGGAGCGCCGCAACGGGGACCGCGTCTTCCGCTGGGGCGGGGACGAGTTCGCCGTCCTCTTTCCCCACACCCCCAAGAAGGGGGCCATCGCCGCCGCCTACCGGTATGCCCGGGCTATTGAGCACCTTTGCTTTGGCGAGATCTGCCTGGGGGTGAACATCGGGGTGGCCACCTACCCTGAGGACGGTACCTCCGCCGACGAGCTCCTTTCCGTGGCCGACACCCGCATGTACCAGGCCAAGGCCCAGGGCCTGGCGGTGGTGGCTTAG
- a CDS encoding DUF2249 domain-containing protein codes for MVRPEMKVAEVLKRWPELLEVFLEASPAFQKLKNPLLRRTMPNLVTVAQAARMAGLAPEELVARLNRALGVASEAPPPASLEESLLSTPPPPWLDAPVGFHLDVRPILEGGGEPFAHILAAAKEVGPGKRLVLEVLFEPVPLYRVLGKQGFAAWCEKLGENHFRAHFYRESVGESQQAPPLRSLSEEDWEDYQAEVVVEENLEPPLPMVRVLEALASLRAGEKLLVHHVRRPVHLLARLEEEGHAYALKDLGPGQVKLLIRKGG; via the coding sequence ATGGTCCGGCCGGAGATGAAGGTGGCGGAGGTCCTGAAGCGCTGGCCCGAGCTTCTAGAGGTCTTCTTGGAGGCGAGCCCTGCCTTCCAGAAGCTGAAAAACCCCCTCCTGCGCCGGACCATGCCCAACCTGGTCACCGTGGCCCAGGCGGCCAGGATGGCCGGGCTTGCCCCGGAGGAGCTGGTGGCGCGGCTCAACCGGGCCTTGGGGGTGGCCTCGGAGGCTCCACCGCCTGCCTCCTTGGAGGAAAGCCTGCTTTCTACCCCGCCCCCTCCCTGGCTGGATGCCCCCGTGGGCTTCCACCTGGACGTGCGCCCCATCCTGGAGGGGGGTGGGGAGCCTTTTGCCCACATCCTGGCGGCCGCCAAGGAGGTGGGGCCCGGGAAAAGGCTCGTGCTGGAGGTCCTCTTTGAGCCCGTGCCCCTTTACCGGGTGTTGGGTAAGCAGGGCTTCGCCGCCTGGTGCGAAAAGCTAGGGGAGAACCACTTCCGGGCCCACTTCTACCGGGAAAGCGTGGGGGAGAGTCAGCAAGCCCCCCCGTTGCGTTCCCTCTCCGAGGAGGATTGGGAAGACTACCAGGCGGAGGTGGTGGTTGAGGAGAACCTCGAGCCTCCTTTGCCCATGGTGCGGGTTCTGGAGGCGCTGGCGTCCTTGAGGGCAGGGGAGAAGCTATTGGTCCACCACGTGCGCCGCCCCGTCCACCTGCTCGCCCGTCTGGAGGAGGAGGGGCACGCCTACGCTCTGAAGGACCTGGGTCCGGGCCAGGTGAAGCTCCTCATCCGCAAGGGGGGGTGA
- a CDS encoding PAS domain S-box protein, giving the protein MKLSDPWKIAFAYLLFSLAWILGSDRLLLALTPSPETLTLWQSAKEVVFAFLSGGLIFLLARALEGKWRRAVRSLQDWERRFRALVEHSRELIYLLDAQGRIRYVSPNVDQVLNHDPLGYTRQDRLALDFVHPEDRPYAEAALEDLLRHPGEVREYRLRVLDGRGRTRAVRVWGKNLLEDPAIEGIVLNIQDETELEEERARLKGILEALPGLVYQARVAEGQDPAYAPLLYAAPRQAEALLGYPAQRLLEDPAFYFTQVHPEDQARLMDAVRQAVAEPGVVQVCTYRFWHGKKQAWVWLRDTLVFDPITRLLTGYTYDVSQEVAQEERFRLLFQSHPLPMWVYDQETYRFLEVNEAAVRKYGYTREEFLSMTILHIRPERERPRLLEDLKRPREAYQVSGPWTHRLKDGREIQVEIHSHTLEYAGRPAVLVVALDITEKLRAEATQRLLQKALEAAHEAVVLTDKDGRILWVNPAFTHLTGYAAEEAVGQNPRILKSGLHPREFYAELWATILAGQVWAGELINRRKDGTLYTEHMTIIPVLEEGQVTQFIAFKRDVTEEKAKEQALRESEALFRTLAETAPALILLWQQEDLEDPGSARLTFANPMATEITGYTLEELASRPIWEFVHHADREMVRSRGLARLRGETPPARYAFRILTKGGEVRWLDYSAARVEIRGRPAILGVGLDITEAKEKALALEAFAQVSLALRRSEDLKEMMESALDAALAVLEAPVGSILLYDRDTGRLEEAASRGWLKAIPTPPTLAGEGLVARAFRGEVVVSQDLKNDPRVRPGARALVPEGFSGVVVPILAGTEPVGALTLAWPHPRTPTPAEVERAQLVAEAMGNAVRRASLRQKLTRRVAQLEALRTVDQVILASMDIAPSLEVILDKIFLLPVDSAAFFLYNPQEKALLLAAHRGFHSPRALLPKRLLVGQGHVGQAALSGSKVAVEDLAKEPGSHPDFTRQEGLVAERAYPLLARGKLLGVLAVFTRRPWDLSPEDEEFLETLAGQSALALDNLFTLQELKRSQQELEAAYDLTLWGWAKAVELRDQETAGHTERVTELTLRLAKALGVPEEDLDALRRGAILHDVGKIAIPDAILLKPGPLTEEEWQVMRKHPVYAYEWLSGIPFLKKALEIPYAHHERWDGSGYPRGLRGLEIPLAARIFAVVDVYDALTSDRPYRKAWPREKALAYLQEQAGRQFDPEVVEAFLRLMAGEDPESTP; this is encoded by the coding sequence GTGAAGCTTAGCGACCCTTGGAAAATCGCCTTCGCTTACCTGCTCTTCTCCCTAGCCTGGATCTTGGGAAGCGACCGGCTCCTCCTTGCCCTCACCCCTTCCCCGGAAACGCTTACCCTTTGGCAAAGCGCCAAGGAGGTGGTTTTCGCCTTCCTCTCGGGAGGGCTCATCTTCCTTCTGGCCCGGGCCCTCGAGGGCAAGTGGCGAAGGGCCGTCCGGTCTTTGCAGGACTGGGAGCGCCGTTTCCGCGCCCTGGTGGAGCATAGCCGCGAGCTCATCTACCTCCTGGATGCCCAAGGGCGTATCCGCTACGTATCCCCCAACGTAGACCAGGTCCTAAACCACGACCCCCTGGGCTACACCCGCCAGGACCGCCTCGCCCTGGACTTCGTCCACCCGGAGGACCGCCCCTATGCCGAGGCAGCCTTGGAGGACCTCCTCCGCCACCCGGGGGAGGTGCGGGAGTACCGGCTCCGCGTCCTGGACGGCCGGGGCAGGACACGGGCGGTGCGGGTCTGGGGGAAAAACCTCTTGGAAGACCCCGCCATTGAGGGCATCGTCCTCAACATCCAGGACGAAACCGAGCTGGAGGAGGAACGGGCTAGGCTTAAAGGCATCTTGGAAGCCCTTCCCGGGCTAGTGTACCAGGCCCGGGTGGCGGAAGGCCAAGACCCCGCCTATGCCCCCCTCCTCTACGCCGCCCCCCGCCAGGCGGAAGCCCTCCTGGGCTACCCCGCCCAGAGGCTTTTGGAAGACCCCGCCTTCTACTTCACCCAGGTCCACCCCGAGGACCAGGCCCGCCTGATGGACGCCGTGCGCCAAGCGGTGGCCGAGCCCGGGGTGGTGCAGGTCTGCACCTACCGCTTCTGGCACGGGAAAAAGCAGGCTTGGGTCTGGCTTCGGGATACCCTGGTCTTTGACCCCATCACCCGCCTCCTCACCGGCTACACCTACGACGTGAGCCAGGAGGTGGCCCAGGAGGAGCGCTTCCGCCTCCTCTTCCAGTCCCACCCCCTGCCCATGTGGGTCTACGACCAGGAAACCTACCGCTTCCTGGAGGTGAACGAGGCGGCGGTGCGGAAGTACGGCTACACCCGGGAGGAGTTCCTCTCCATGACCATCCTGCACATCCGCCCCGAAAGGGAGCGCCCCCGGCTTCTAGAAGACCTCAAGCGACCCAGGGAAGCCTACCAGGTTTCCGGCCCCTGGACCCACCGCCTCAAGGACGGGCGGGAGATCCAGGTGGAAATCCACTCCCACACCCTGGAGTACGCTGGCCGCCCGGCGGTCCTAGTGGTGGCCCTGGACATCACGGAAAAGCTAAGAGCCGAGGCCACCCAGAGGCTTCTGCAGAAGGCCCTCGAGGCCGCCCACGAGGCCGTGGTCCTCACGGACAAGGACGGGCGCATCCTCTGGGTCAACCCCGCCTTCACCCACCTCACCGGCTACGCCGCGGAGGAGGCCGTGGGGCAAAACCCCCGCATCCTCAAGTCGGGCCTGCATCCCCGGGAGTTCTACGCAGAGCTGTGGGCCACCATCCTGGCGGGCCAGGTGTGGGCAGGGGAGCTCATCAACCGCCGCAAGGACGGCACGCTCTACACCGAACACATGACCATCATCCCGGTCCTGGAGGAAGGCCAGGTAACCCAGTTCATCGCCTTCAAGCGGGACGTCACCGAGGAGAAGGCCAAGGAACAAGCCCTCCGCGAGTCCGAGGCCCTTTTCCGCACCCTGGCGGAAACCGCCCCCGCCCTTATCCTCCTCTGGCAACAGGAAGACCTCGAGGACCCGGGAAGTGCCCGCCTCACCTTCGCCAACCCCATGGCCACGGAGATCACCGGCTATACCCTAGAGGAGCTCGCCTCCCGGCCCATCTGGGAGTTCGTCCACCACGCCGACCGGGAGATGGTGCGAAGCCGGGGCCTGGCCCGCCTAAGGGGGGAAACCCCCCCTGCACGCTACGCCTTCCGCATCCTGACCAAAGGGGGCGAGGTGCGCTGGCTGGACTACTCCGCCGCCCGGGTGGAGATTCGGGGCAGGCCCGCCATCCTGGGCGTGGGCCTGGACATCACCGAGGCCAAGGAGAAGGCGCTGGCCCTGGAGGCTTTCGCTCAGGTAAGCCTCGCCCTGCGCCGGAGCGAGGACCTCAAGGAGATGATGGAAAGCGCCCTGGACGCCGCCTTGGCCGTCCTGGAGGCCCCCGTGGGGAGCATCCTCCTCTACGACCGGGACACAGGCCGCCTGGAGGAGGCGGCAAGCCGGGGCTGGCTTAAGGCCATCCCCACGCCGCCCACCCTTGCGGGGGAGGGCCTGGTGGCCCGGGCCTTCCGGGGAGAGGTGGTGGTGAGCCAGGACCTGAAGAACGACCCCCGGGTGCGGCCAGGGGCCAGGGCCCTGGTGCCGGAGGGCTTTAGCGGGGTGGTGGTGCCCATCCTGGCGGGCACGGAACCCGTGGGCGCCCTAACCCTCGCCTGGCCCCACCCCCGCACCCCCACCCCGGCGGAGGTGGAGCGGGCCCAGCTCGTGGCCGAGGCCATGGGCAACGCCGTGCGCCGCGCCTCCTTAAGGCAAAAGCTCACGCGCAGGGTGGCCCAGCTGGAAGCGCTAAGGACCGTGGATCAGGTCATTTTGGCCTCCATGGACATCGCCCCCAGTCTTGAGGTAATCCTGGACAAAATTTTCCTCCTGCCCGTGGATTCCGCCGCCTTCTTTCTCTATAACCCCCAAGAGAAGGCCCTTCTACTGGCCGCCCATCGCGGATTCCACAGCCCCAGAGCGCTCCTGCCCAAACGCCTCCTGGTGGGGCAGGGGCACGTGGGACAAGCGGCCCTTTCGGGAAGCAAGGTGGCGGTAGAAGACCTAGCGAAAGAACCAGGGAGCCACCCGGACTTCACAAGGCAGGAAGGCCTGGTAGCGGAAAGGGCTTATCCCCTACTCGCCCGCGGCAAGCTCCTGGGCGTCCTTGCCGTCTTTACCCGAAGGCCCTGGGACCTTTCCCCAGAGGATGAGGAGTTTTTGGAAACCTTGGCGGGACAAAGCGCCTTGGCCTTAGACAACCTCTTCACCTTGCAAGAACTAAAGCGGAGCCAGCAGGAGCTGGAAGCCGCCTACGACCTCACCCTCTGGGGCTGGGCCAAGGCGGTGGAGCTCCGCGACCAAGAAACCGCCGGCCACACGGAGCGGGTCACGGAGCTCACCCTGCGCCTGGCCAAAGCCTTGGGGGTGCCCGAGGAGGACCTGGACGCCCTGAGGCGGGGAGCCATCCTGCACGATGTGGGCAAGATCGCCATCCCCGACGCCATTCTCCTGAAACCAGGCCCCCTCACGGAGGAGGAGTGGCAGGTGATGCGGAAACACCCGGTCTACGCCTACGAGTGGCTTTCCGGCATCCCCTTCCTCAAAAAGGCCCTGGAGATCCCCTACGCCCACCACGAGCGCTGGGACGGCTCGGGGTATCCCCGGGGGCTAAGGGGCCTGGAGATCCCCCTTGCCGCCCGCATCTTCGCCGTGGTGGACGTGTACGACGCCCTGACCTCCGACCGCCCTTACCGCAAGGCCTGGCCCCGGGAAAAGGCCCTGGCCTATTTGCAGGAACAAGCGGGCAGGCAGTTTGACCCCGAGGTGGTGGAGGCCTTCCTCCGGCTTATGGCGGGTGAAGACCCGGAGTCCACCCCCTAG
- a CDS encoding metal-sulfur cluster assembly factor — MTLEEQAWDLLKTVYDPELGLDVVNLGLIYELKVAPPRAWVRMTLTTPGCPLHDSLGEAVRRALSFLPGVEEVRVDLTFDPPWTPARLSPEARRLLGWD; from the coding sequence ATGACGCTGGAAGAACAGGCATGGGACCTGCTTAAAACGGTCTACGATCCCGAGCTGGGCCTGGACGTGGTCAATCTGGGGCTTATCTACGAGCTCAAGGTAGCGCCTCCCCGGGCCTGGGTGCGCATGACCCTCACCACCCCCGGCTGCCCCTTGCACGACAGCCTGGGGGAGGCGGTGCGGCGGGCATTGTCCTTCCTGCCCGGGGTGGAGGAGGTGAGGGTGGACCTCACCTTTGACCCGCCCTGGACCCCGGCCAGGCTTTCCCCCGAGGCCAGGCGGCTTTTGGGCTGGGACTAG
- a CDS encoding protoglobin domain-containing protein, giving the protein MKPVEVGVEALALELPPLPEEVFQDLLAFGGLSEEAKRAMRLDAERLLEGASRFVAEVYERLSRHPGTARALGWEGRVPEEELYLRRAFFAAWFARTLGVDTSAEFAREVYRAGLWHGGLGPKGAYIPPEYVGLSFAQVGRYVAERVGDVRPWLVYLSAQEEVMRKGFDAALALREGEVSVRFQALGLAYPALPKPLCLRAANVEEALCKVYAAFPALRDVSLEPLFAEEAVGLWLEPKTLWRLRPRFAVLLNGRDVRYLQGLATPLAEGDTLTLLPPGR; this is encoded by the coding sequence GTGAAACCGGTGGAGGTCGGGGTGGAAGCCCTTGCCCTAGAGCTACCCCCTTTGCCCGAGGAGGTCTTCCAGGACCTCTTGGCCTTTGGGGGGCTTAGCGAGGAGGCCAAGCGGGCCATGCGCCTGGATGCGGAGCGGCTTCTGGAGGGGGCTTCCCGTTTCGTGGCCGAGGTGTACGAGCGCCTAAGCCGCCACCCCGGCACGGCCCGGGCCCTGGGCTGGGAAGGGCGGGTGCCTGAGGAGGAGCTTTACCTTAGGCGGGCCTTCTTCGCCGCTTGGTTCGCCCGCACCCTGGGGGTGGACACCTCGGCGGAGTTCGCCCGGGAGGTCTACCGGGCTGGGCTTTGGCACGGGGGGTTAGGGCCCAAGGGGGCCTACATCCCCCCGGAGTACGTGGGCCTTTCCTTCGCCCAGGTGGGGCGGTACGTGGCGGAAAGGGTGGGGGACGTGCGTCCTTGGCTCGTGTACCTCTCCGCCCAGGAGGAGGTGATGCGCAAAGGCTTTGACGCCGCCCTGGCGCTTCGGGAAGGGGAGGTTTCCGTTCGCTTCCAGGCCTTGGGCCTGGCCTATCCCGCCTTGCCCAAGCCCCTTTGCCTGCGGGCGGCGAACGTGGAGGAGGCCCTCTGCAAGGTGTATGCCGCCTTCCCCGCCCTGAGGGACGTCTCCCTGGAGCCCCTCTTCGCCGAGGAGGCGGTGGGCCTTTGGCTGGAGCCCAAGACCCTTTGGCGCCTTCGTCCCCGCTTCGCCGTGCTCCTAAACGGCCGGGATGTCCGCTACCTCCAGGGCCTCGCCACCCCCTTGGCCGAGGGGGATACCCTAACCCTCCTGCCTCCTGGGCGCTAG